One bacterium DNA segment encodes these proteins:
- a CDS encoding phosphopyruvate hydratase has product MARLTDLTAHEVLDSRGNPTIAVTVHTERGSGRAIVPSGASTGAHEAVELRDGDPERYGGKGVTRAVANVLGEIAERLRGFDVLDQKGLDEVLIELDGTPNKARLGANAILGVSLAAAHAAAQAEGVPLYRHLGGEGAATLPLPMANILNGGAHADTSVDLQEFMVCPVGASRFGEAIRAVSETYHALKKVLKARGLATAVGDEGGFAPNLSSNEDALKLIVEAIKQAGYTPGHDIAIALDPAASEFYADGRYTLKGEGRTLDAQGLASLYEEWIDRYPIVSIEDGMAEDDWDGWRHLTERIGGRVQLVGDDLFVTNVRRLKVGIERGVANSLLVKVNQIGTLTETLEAIDLARHARYSSVMSHRSGETEDTTIADLAVATGVGMIKTGAPARSERVAKYNRLLFIEAELGAAAVYAGRSPLR; this is encoded by the coding sequence GTGGCTCGCCTCACCGACCTGACCGCGCACGAGGTGCTCGACTCCAGGGGTAATCCCACGATCGCGGTCACGGTGCACACGGAAAGGGGCAGCGGCCGGGCGATCGTCCCGTCCGGGGCCTCGACGGGCGCCCACGAGGCGGTCGAGCTGCGCGACGGCGATCCGGAGCGCTACGGCGGCAAGGGCGTCACCCGGGCGGTGGCCAACGTCCTGGGCGAGATCGCGGAGCGGCTGCGCGGTTTCGACGTCCTCGACCAGAAGGGGCTCGACGAGGTGCTGATCGAGCTCGACGGCACGCCCAACAAGGCGAGGCTCGGCGCCAACGCGATCCTCGGCGTTTCGCTGGCGGCCGCCCACGCGGCGGCGCAGGCTGAAGGCGTCCCGCTGTACCGCCACCTCGGTGGCGAGGGCGCGGCCACGCTGCCGCTGCCGATGGCCAACATCCTCAACGGCGGCGCGCACGCCGACACGTCGGTCGACCTGCAGGAGTTCATGGTGTGCCCAGTCGGAGCCTCCCGGTTCGGCGAGGCCATCCGAGCCGTCTCCGAGACCTACCACGCGCTCAAGAAGGTCCTGAAGGCGCGGGGGCTCGCGACCGCGGTGGGGGACGAGGGGGGCTTTGCCCCGAACCTGAGCTCCAACGAGGACGCGCTCAAGCTCATCGTCGAGGCGATCAAGCAGGCCGGCTACACGCCGGGCCACGACATCGCGATCGCGCTCGACCCCGCCGCCAGCGAGTTCTACGCCGACGGCAGGTACACGCTCAAGGGCGAAGGCCGCACCCTCGACGCGCAGGGGCTCGCGAGCCTGTACGAGGAGTGGATCGACCGCTATCCGATCGTCTCCATCGAAGACGGCATGGCCGAGGACGACTGGGACGGCTGGCGTCATTTGACCGAGCGCATCGGCGGCAGGGTGCAGCTGGTCGGCGACGACCTCTTCGTCACCAACGTCAGAAGGTTGAAGGTGGGCATCGAGCGCGGCGTCGCCAACTCCCTGCTGGTGAAGGTGAACCAGATCGGCACGCTGACCGAGACCCTCGAGGCGATCGACCTCGCGCGCCATGCCAGGTACAGCTCGGTCATGTCGCACCGGTCGGGTGAGACCGAGGACACCACCATCGCGGACCTCGCGGTCGCGACCGGCGTGGGGATGATCAAGACCGGGGCGCCGGCGCGCTCGGAGCGAGTCGCCAAGTACAACCGCCTGCTCTTCATCGAGGCCGAGCTGGGCGCGGCGGCCGTCTACGCGGGTCGCAGCCCGCTGCGGTGA
- a CDS encoding cysteine synthase family protein — MGRVSILDRHMTQGVVTPGITRLIGNTPLLRVRLFEREFPGVEVYAKAEWFNPGGSVKDRAALSMIEDGERRGALTRDKIIIDSTSGNTGIAYALVGAAKGYRVKLVMPGNVSAERKALVVAYGAEIVYSDALEGSDGAIRLVRELVDEEPDRYFYPDQYSNAANVRAHYEGTAVEILQQTPGRLTHFVAGLGTTGTFVGTSRRLKEHDASIRTIAVQPDDSFHGLEGLKHLPTAIVPRIWDPGIADEVWGSPTEPAYDLARAVARTEGLLVGHSSGAALWAVRRIAEKTPHAVVVTVFPDSGDRYLSTGLYGARPR; from the coding sequence ATGGGCCGGGTTTCTATCCTTGATAGGCACATGACCCAGGGCGTCGTCACTCCAGGCATCACGCGGTTGATCGGCAACACGCCGCTGCTGCGCGTCCGCCTGTTCGAGCGCGAGTTCCCCGGCGTCGAGGTCTACGCCAAGGCGGAATGGTTCAACCCCGGCGGTTCGGTCAAAGATCGGGCCGCACTGTCGATGATCGAAGACGGCGAAAGGCGCGGAGCGCTGACCCGCGACAAGATCATCATCGACTCGACCTCCGGCAACACCGGCATCGCCTACGCCCTGGTCGGCGCGGCGAAGGGCTATCGCGTCAAGCTCGTCATGCCCGGCAACGTGAGCGCCGAGCGCAAGGCGCTGGTCGTGGCCTACGGCGCCGAGATCGTGTACAGCGATGCGCTCGAGGGCTCGGACGGCGCGATCCGTCTGGTGCGTGAGCTGGTCGATGAAGAGCCGGATCGCTACTTCTACCCCGACCAGTACTCCAACGCAGCCAACGTGCGCGCGCATTACGAGGGCACGGCGGTGGAGATCCTGCAGCAGACGCCCGGACGGCTGACCCACTTCGTCGCCGGCCTCGGCACCACCGGGACGTTCGTCGGCACCTCGCGCCGCTTGAAGGAGCACGACGCTTCCATCCGCACCATCGCCGTGCAGCCCGACGATTCCTTTCACGGCCTCGAGGGCTTGAAGCACCTGCCGACGGCGATCGTGCCGAGGATCTGGGATCCAGGCATCGCCGACGAGGTGTGGGGAAGCCCGACCGAGCCCGCCTACGACCTGGCGCGGGCGGTGGCGCGCACCGAAGGATTGCTGGTCGGTCATTCGAGCGGCGCCGCGCTGTGGGCGGTGCGGCGGATCGCCGAAAAGACCCCTCACGCCGTCGTCGTCACCGTCTTCCCGGACTCGGGTGACCGCTACCTGTCGACCGGCCTGTACGGCGCGCGCCCGAGGTGA
- a CDS encoding D-alanyl-D-alanine carboxypeptidase, which translates to MPTAAALRARARAAILRRQRARLESPQLNSGGPTVAAYVPEPGRSRTRGRRRRRRDRFTLLAAIALLLAGGVTTGFVAVNHGRSPIRFTLQRATAPAAKSFDHLGFSNYWLAVHPQPELPVRAQAVYLVDLDTRMVLWERDPETSRAPASLTKLITAMVAVDDAGSLDRVIEVTPQATQVIPSVMGLSAGEHLTLREVLDGLFLDSGNDAAEALASGIVPRERFIRQMNQKAKSIGLTASHFANPSGLDAPGHGMSAHDLVHTAAYLDKYYPELAAIAATKDVAILGTAQHKAFYPHNLNRLLWSYPGATGLKTGLTDNAGGCMLATATRDGRHLIVAVLNDTGRSTEDAAVLLDYGFSVHPTPFGPF; encoded by the coding sequence ATTCCCACCGCCGCTGCCCTACGCGCCCGAGCACGCGCCGCCATCCTCCGCCGTCAGCGCGCCCGGTTAGAATCACCCCAGCTCAACTCAGGGGGTCCCACCGTCGCAGCTTACGTCCCAGAACCAGGGCGCTCACGAACGCGCGGCCGGCGTCGACGCCGGCGAGATCGTTTCACCTTGCTCGCCGCGATCGCCCTGCTCCTGGCGGGCGGCGTGACGACCGGCTTTGTCGCCGTCAACCACGGCCGCTCGCCGATCCGCTTCACGCTGCAGCGCGCGACCGCCCCGGCGGCGAAGAGCTTCGATCACCTGGGGTTCTCCAACTACTGGCTCGCCGTCCATCCGCAGCCCGAGCTGCCGGTCCGCGCGCAGGCCGTGTACCTGGTCGACCTCGACACGCGGATGGTGCTGTGGGAGCGGGACCCCGAGACCTCGCGCGCGCCCGCGAGCCTGACCAAGCTGATCACCGCGATGGTGGCGGTGGACGACGCCGGGTCGCTGGACCGCGTCATCGAGGTGACCCCGCAGGCGACGCAGGTCATCCCGAGCGTCATGGGTCTGTCGGCGGGCGAGCATCTGACGCTGCGAGAGGTGCTGGACGGCCTGTTCCTGGACTCCGGCAACGACGCCGCCGAGGCGCTGGCGAGCGGCATCGTGCCGCGCGAGCGATTCATCCGGCAGATGAACCAGAAGGCGAAGAGCATCGGCCTCACCGCCAGCCACTTCGCCAATCCCAGCGGCCTCGATGCTCCGGGCCACGGGATGTCCGCGCACGACCTCGTCCACACCGCCGCGTACCTCGACAAGTACTACCCCGAGCTGGCGGCGATCGCCGCGACCAAGGACGTGGCGATCCTGGGCACCGCGCAGCACAAGGCTTTCTATCCACACAACCTCAACCGCTTGCTGTGGAGTTATCCCGGCGCCACCGGCTTGAAGACCGGCCTCACGGACAACGCCGGGGGCTGCATGCTCGCCACCGCGACGCGTGACGGCCGGCACCTGATCGTGGCCGTCCTCAACGACACCGGCCGGTCGACCGAGGACGCGGCGGTCCTGCTCGACTACGGGTTCAGCGTCCACCCCACGCCGTTCGGGCCGTTCTGA
- a CDS encoding aminotransferase class I/II-fold pyridoxal phosphate-dependent enzyme yields MKPPSRAVHAGRELVARTPLAPDLSPAAVHVYTDLEDYDAVARGERPGHYYGRNSNSNRDMLERAVAELEGAEAGVATASGMAALHAAILALAPRPATVVATRELYGGTLALLRQDLEPAGYKTQLVDLVDLEAVRRALEGAGLVLAETITNPLCRVPDMEAIAAMTNDRGVPLLVDNTFATPMLCRPLDLGATMVVHSATKYIGGHSDLVAGVIAGSAPAIAAARSRSVRTGTPLGPFDAWLALRGMRTLDVRMRRHSDNSLALARAMRRLPGVACVHHPLLEESPSFEVASRLLPRGAGGMMAFDLEGGRPAVQRMLSRFQLVSFAASLGGVETTISYPEITSHRSLTPSERAEVGVGPGTVRVSVGIEDPDDIVLDFNQALAG; encoded by the coding sequence GTGAAGCCGCCCTCGCGGGCGGTCCACGCGGGCCGCGAGCTGGTCGCCCGGACTCCGCTCGCCCCCGACCTCAGCCCGGCTGCGGTGCACGTCTACACCGACCTGGAGGACTACGACGCGGTCGCGAGGGGGGAGCGGCCCGGGCACTACTACGGGCGGAACTCGAACAGCAACCGCGACATGCTCGAGAGGGCGGTGGCGGAGCTGGAGGGCGCGGAGGCCGGTGTCGCCACCGCGTCCGGGATGGCCGCCCTCCACGCCGCGATCCTGGCTCTGGCGCCGCGCCCGGCGACCGTCGTCGCCACGCGGGAGCTGTACGGCGGGACGCTGGCCCTCTTGCGCCAGGACCTGGAACCGGCGGGCTACAAGACCCAGCTCGTCGACCTGGTCGACCTCGAGGCCGTGCGGCGGGCCTTGGAGGGCGCCGGGCTGGTGCTGGCGGAGACCATCACCAATCCGCTGTGCAGGGTCCCGGACATGGAAGCGATCGCGGCGATGACAAATGATCGCGGCGTTCCCCTCCTGGTCGACAACACCTTCGCCACCCCGATGCTGTGCCGGCCGCTGGACCTGGGCGCCACGATGGTCGTGCACAGCGCCACCAAATACATCGGCGGCCATTCGGACCTGGTCGCGGGCGTCATCGCCGGCTCCGCCCCGGCGATCGCCGCCGCGCGCTCTCGCTCGGTGCGGACGGGCACGCCGCTGGGTCCATTCGACGCGTGGCTCGCGCTGCGCGGCATGCGCACCCTCGACGTGCGCATGCGCCGGCACAGCGACAACTCGCTCGCTCTGGCGCGGGCGATGCGGAGGCTGCCGGGTGTCGCGTGCGTCCATCACCCGCTCCTCGAAGAGTCGCCGTCCTTCGAGGTCGCGAGCCGGCTCCTACCGCGGGGGGCGGGGGGGATGATGGCCTTCGACCTGGAAGGCGGGCGGCCGGCCGTACAGCGGATGCTCTCGCGCTTTCAACTGGTTTCGTTCGCCGCCAGCCTCGGCGGGGTGGAGACCACGATCTCCTACCCCGAGATCACCTCGCATCGCTCGCTCACGCCTTCGGAGCGCGCCGAGGTCGGCGTCGGTCCCGGAACCGTGCGCGTCTCCGTCGGCATCGAGGACCCGGACGACATCGTCCTTGACTTCAACCAGGCCCTGGCCGGTTAG
- a CDS encoding M67 family peptidase yields MRIVRAAFEAIQAHGAEGYPHEICGIMVGPRGEGVVSEVKRARNIIVERARDRYEIDPRDHIRIQKEADAAGLDIVGYYHSHPDHPAQASRFDTERAWAGYVYLIVSVEKGKPVDANGFVAADDGGPFRPEPLEIV; encoded by the coding sequence GTGAGGATCGTTCGAGCCGCGTTCGAGGCCATCCAGGCGCATGGCGCTGAGGGCTACCCGCACGAGATCTGCGGGATCATGGTCGGCCCGCGCGGCGAAGGCGTCGTGAGCGAGGTGAAGCGCGCGCGCAACATCATCGTCGAGCGGGCTCGTGACCGCTACGAGATCGATCCGCGCGACCACATCCGCATCCAGAAGGAGGCGGACGCCGCGGGCCTCGACATCGTCGGCTACTACCACAGCCACCCGGACCATCCCGCCCAGGCCTCGCGGTTCGACACCGAACGCGCCTGGGCCGGATACGTCTACCTGATCGTGTCCGTCGAGAAGGGCAAGCCGGTGGACGCCAACGGGTTCGTGGCCGCCGACGACGGCGGCCCGTTCCGGCCGGAACCGCTGGAGATCGTCTGA
- the der gene encoding ribosome biogenesis GTPase Der produces MARPIVAIVGRPNVGKSTLFNRVLGWRKAIVDPESGLTRDRLYGVGEWRGREFTVVDTAGLDLDSAKDESRAAIEAQTKIAMDQADAIVLLLDVRQGLTPIDREIARLLRRSGRRVLVAANKADSPSERHFAHEILELGFDEPSLLSAQHGIGVGDFLDRVLEALPPPEAEPAAEEKADRLAIMGRPNVGKSSLLNALLGDERALVSAVPGTTRDPIDTELVFDGIPVVLIDTAGIRRKSSSRDRLERYSLMRGIHAMERADAVLLVIDASAGVLAQDQHVAGYALEAGKGLVIVVNKIDLVEPAQRRAPYWRETLGKDFKFATFAPVMAVSARTKEGIGSIVPAALEVVGQRRIKMPPNELNRLLREAFLEHPPPSFKGRRLKLDFATQAGSESPTVVMFVNDTGLLHFSYRRYLEKKIRDRFGLTGNPLKLVLRAGTGRSAATARPSARPAHKTGR; encoded by the coding sequence ATGGCTCGTCCAATCGTCGCCATCGTGGGTCGTCCGAACGTCGGCAAGTCGACGCTGTTCAACCGCGTCCTCGGCTGGCGCAAGGCGATCGTCGACCCCGAGTCCGGCCTGACCCGCGACCGCTTGTACGGCGTCGGCGAGTGGCGCGGGCGCGAGTTCACGGTGGTGGACACCGCCGGCCTGGACCTGGATTCCGCCAAGGACGAGTCTCGCGCGGCCATCGAGGCGCAGACCAAGATCGCCATGGACCAGGCCGACGCCATCGTGCTCCTGCTCGACGTCCGGCAGGGGCTGACGCCGATCGACCGCGAGATCGCCCGCCTGCTGCGCCGCTCCGGCCGTCGCGTCCTGGTCGCCGCCAACAAAGCCGACTCCCCCAGCGAGCGTCATTTCGCGCACGAGATCCTCGAGCTCGGCTTCGACGAGCCCAGCCTCCTCTCCGCCCAGCACGGCATCGGCGTGGGCGACTTCCTCGATCGCGTGCTCGAGGCCCTGCCGCCTCCCGAGGCCGAGCCGGCGGCGGAGGAGAAGGCCGACCGGCTCGCCATCATGGGCCGGCCGAACGTCGGCAAGTCGTCGCTGCTCAACGCCCTTCTCGGCGACGAGCGCGCCCTGGTCAGCGCCGTTCCCGGCACCACGCGCGACCCCATCGACACCGAGCTCGTCTTCGACGGCATCCCGGTCGTGCTCATCGACACCGCCGGCATCCGGCGCAAGTCCTCCAGCCGTGACCGGCTCGAGCGCTACAGCCTCATGCGCGGCATCCATGCCATGGAGCGCGCGGATGCGGTGCTGCTGGTGATCGACGCTTCGGCCGGGGTTCTCGCTCAGGACCAGCACGTCGCGGGCTACGCCCTCGAGGCGGGGAAGGGTCTGGTGATCGTGGTCAACAAGATCGACCTGGTCGAGCCCGCGCAGCGCCGCGCACCCTACTGGCGCGAGACGCTGGGCAAGGACTTCAAGTTCGCCACGTTCGCGCCGGTGATGGCGGTCTCCGCGCGCACCAAGGAGGGCATCGGCTCGATCGTCCCCGCCGCGCTCGAGGTGGTCGGCCAGCGCCGCATCAAGATGCCGCCGAACGAGCTGAACCGCCTGCTTCGCGAGGCCTTCCTGGAGCATCCGCCGCCGAGCTTCAAGGGCCGCCGCCTCAAGCTCGACTTCGCGACGCAGGCCGGCTCGGAGAGTCCCACCGTCGTGATGTTCGTCAACGACACGGGGCTGCTGCACTTCTCTTACCGCCGCTACCTGGAAAAGAAGATCCGGGACCGTTTCGGGCTGACCGGCAACCCGCTGAAGCTGGTGCTGCGGGCGGGTACGGGGCGCTCCGCCGCCACCGCCCGCCCTTCGGCCCGCCCCGCCCACAAGACGGGCAGGTAA